A part of Bacteroidia bacterium genomic DNA contains:
- a CDS encoding GDCCVxC domain-containing (seleno)protein translates to MAEKQIELQSTITCPNCGHKKKETMPTDACQYFYDCENCHKVLKPSEGDCCVYCSFGSTPCPPIQESKTCC, encoded by the coding sequence ATGGCTGAAAAACAAATAGAATTACAGTCCACGATTACCTGCCCTAATTGTGGACACAAAAAAAAGGAAACAATGCCTACTGATGCCTGTCAGTATTTTTATGATTGTGAGAACTGTCATAAGGTATTAAAACCAAGTGAAGGCGATTGTTGTGTCTATTGTTCCTTTGGTTCTACCCCCTGCCCACCAATTCAAGAAAGTAAAACTTGTTGTTAG
- a CDS encoding AraC family transcriptional regulator produces the protein MSNKIHIKNMVCPRCIDTVRDIFNSLKIDVTAIQLGEVIVSSEIEKNRKEVLKERLSEKGFELLEDNKSKLIGKIKSIIVDTIHYSKEAVHSNFSTLLSDQVHHDYSYLSRLFSSVEGITIEKFILSQKIEKVKELLFYDELTLSEIAFQMNYSSVAHLSSQFKKETGMTTTEFKKQRKPGHRSLDSI, from the coding sequence ATGTCGAACAAAATCCACATAAAAAATATGGTTTGTCCACGGTGTATTGACACTGTGAGGGACATTTTCAATAGTTTAAAGATTGATGTAACTGCTATTCAATTAGGAGAAGTTATTGTTTCTAGTGAAATAGAAAAAAACAGAAAAGAGGTATTGAAAGAACGATTATCCGAAAAAGGCTTTGAACTTCTGGAGGATAACAAATCAAAACTCATTGGGAAAATAAAATCCATCATTGTGGATACCATACACTATTCCAAAGAAGCCGTTCACAGTAATTTTTCTACCTTATTGAGCGATCAAGTACATCACGATTACAGTTACCTGAGTCGGTTGTTTTCGTCCGTAGAAGGAATCACTATCGAGAAATTCATCCTTTCTCAAAAGATTGAAAAAGTAAAAGAGCTGCTGTTTTATGATGAGTTAACTTTATCCGAGATTGCCTTTCAAATGAATTACAGCAGTGTAGCCCATCTTTCCTCACAATTCAAAAAAGAAACGGGTATGACCACTACCGAATTTAAAAAACAACGTAAACCCGGACACCGTTCTTTGGATTCCATTTAG
- a CDS encoding efflux RND transporter permease subunit yields the protein MLNRIIKYFLENKLVTILVIVLFVGWGLVTAPFGWKIGSLPSDPVPVDAIPDIGENQQIVFTQWMGRSPQDIEDQITYPLTTSLLGIPGVKSVRSSSIFGFSSIYIIFNEDIDFYWSRSRILEKLNSLPSGLLPEGVQPALGPDATALGQVYWYTLEGRDKEGNPTGGWDLHEIRTAQDFYVKYGLNAVDGVSEVASIGGYVQEYQIDVNPDALRIYDIPIHKVMMAVKKSNRDVGAKTIEINKAEYLVRGLGYVKSIEDIEKAVVDVHDNVPIRVKDIGVVSLGPATRRGLLDKDGAEVVGGVVVARYGSNPLHVINNVKEKIKEIASGLPKKTLANGVESQLTIVPFYDRTQLIYETLGTLEEALSLELLITILVVIVMVLNLRASILISSLLPIAVLMVFIAMRYFGIDANIVALSGIAIAIGTMVDLGIVLSENVIKHVDEASPGQKLINTIYNAAAEVSSAIVTAVATTIVSFVPVFTMEAAEGKLFRPLAYTKTFALIASLIVALIILPSLAHWVFGIKINKNAKGKLINALLIVGGLITAIWISVWGGITLMAFGAAWFITEYSPKQNFFTKNLALIITVVSVVWLLANYWMPLGAGISLLWNFIFVTAIVSVILGAFYLLEKYYEKILNWCLANKVKFLLIPATVILFGTTVWMGFNSMFGFVATGFDKVGVNIRTTTVWSSLSHSLPGLGKEFMPSLDEGSYLLMPTSMPHAGMEQNKMVVQQLDMLLANIPEVELAVGKMGRVESALDPAPISMYENIINYKPEYLLNKKGHRERFKVDKENRFVLTSGDVIFNEDALKQGISKDELIPDANGLYFRNWRSHIQSPDDIWNEIVKVTNIPGVTSAPKLQPIETRLVMLQTGMRAPMGIKVFGPDLKTIEKFGLELEAILKEVPSVKTEAVFADRIVGKPYLHFNIDRDAISRYGLNIEDVQQTIETAIGGMQITSTVEGRERFPVRVRYPRELRDDPDKLKKVLIPSPIGVQVPLIELVNIEYVRGPQMIKSENTFLLGYVLLDKKEGYAEVDVVEEAQRFIQNKIDQGDLIVPSGVSYKFSGSYENQVRAEKRLAIIVPLVLAIIFLILYFQFKSVSTSLMIFSGIAMAFSGAFMMLWLYGQDWFFNFEILNTNMRDLFQMQTINLSVAVWVGFIALFGIATDDGVLMGTYLDQSFEKNKTTTLEGIRKAVVIAGQRRIKPAVMTSATTIIALLPVLTSTGRGADIMIPMAIPAFGGMIVASITYFIVPVLYCWREERKLKKETK from the coding sequence ATGCTTAATAGAATAATAAAATATTTCCTAGAGAATAAATTAGTCACAATACTTGTAATTGTATTGTTTGTTGGCTGGGGTTTAGTCACCGCTCCCTTTGGATGGAAGATTGGCTCTCTGCCCTCTGATCCTGTGCCTGTTGATGCCATACCCGATATTGGTGAAAATCAACAAATTGTATTTACCCAATGGATGGGGAGGTCACCGCAAGATATTGAAGACCAAATCACTTATCCTTTGACTACGTCATTACTTGGTATTCCAGGGGTGAAATCCGTTCGTAGCTCATCCATTTTCGGCTTTAGTAGTATCTACATTATCTTCAATGAGGATATTGATTTCTATTGGTCGAGATCTAGAATATTAGAAAAACTCAATTCTCTTCCTTCTGGATTATTGCCTGAAGGTGTACAACCTGCTTTAGGACCGGATGCTACTGCTCTTGGTCAGGTGTATTGGTACACTTTAGAAGGCAGAGATAAAGAAGGTAATCCTACCGGAGGATGGGATTTACATGAAATACGAACCGCCCAGGACTTTTATGTGAAGTATGGATTGAATGCGGTTGATGGTGTTTCGGAAGTAGCCTCCATAGGTGGCTATGTTCAGGAGTATCAAATAGACGTTAACCCGGATGCACTCAGGATATATGACATACCCATCCATAAAGTAATGATGGCGGTTAAAAAGTCAAACCGTGATGTAGGAGCAAAAACCATAGAGATTAATAAAGCAGAGTATCTAGTTAGGGGTTTAGGTTATGTCAAATCTATTGAAGACATCGAAAAAGCTGTGGTTGATGTTCATGACAATGTTCCAATTCGTGTGAAAGATATTGGTGTAGTTTCACTTGGACCGGCTACAAGAAGAGGACTTCTTGATAAAGACGGTGCAGAAGTTGTCGGGGGGGTAGTGGTGGCTCGATATGGTTCCAATCCATTACATGTTATAAATAATGTAAAAGAAAAAATAAAGGAAATAGCTTCTGGCTTGCCTAAGAAAACCTTGGCTAATGGTGTGGAAAGCCAATTAACCATTGTGCCTTTTTATGATAGAACTCAATTAATTTATGAAACATTAGGAACGCTTGAAGAAGCTCTTTCATTGGAGTTGCTCATTACCATACTTGTAGTAATTGTAATGGTGTTGAATCTGAGGGCTTCTATTTTAATTTCTTCACTTTTACCTATTGCAGTTTTGATGGTTTTTATTGCCATGCGTTACTTTGGTATAGATGCCAACATTGTGGCACTTTCAGGTATCGCCATTGCAATTGGTACTATGGTGGATTTAGGAATCGTCCTTTCTGAAAATGTTATTAAACATGTTGACGAAGCATCACCTGGTCAAAAATTAATCAATACAATTTATAATGCAGCAGCTGAAGTGAGCTCGGCTATTGTTACTGCCGTAGCTACTACGATTGTAAGTTTTGTTCCCGTGTTCACCATGGAGGCAGCAGAAGGAAAACTATTTAGACCATTGGCTTACACCAAAACATTCGCATTGATTGCCTCATTAATAGTTGCGTTAATCATATTACCATCTTTAGCACACTGGGTGTTTGGAATAAAAATCAATAAAAATGCTAAGGGAAAACTTATCAATGCTTTGTTAATTGTTGGTGGATTAATAACAGCGATTTGGATTAGTGTTTGGGGTGGTATTACATTGATGGCTTTTGGTGCAGCGTGGTTTATCACTGAGTATAGCCCAAAACAGAATTTTTTCACTAAAAACTTAGCCCTAATCATAACAGTGGTTTCAGTGGTATGGCTCCTAGCTAACTACTGGATGCCTTTAGGTGCAGGAATATCATTGCTATGGAATTTCATATTTGTCACAGCAATTGTTAGCGTTATTCTTGGAGCATTTTATTTACTCGAAAAGTATTATGAAAAAATACTAAACTGGTGTTTAGCAAATAAAGTCAAATTCTTACTCATACCTGCTACGGTTATTTTATTTGGAACAACCGTATGGATGGGCTTTAATTCCATGTTTGGGTTTGTCGCTACTGGATTTGATAAAGTGGGAGTAAATATTCGGACTACCACTGTATGGTCAAGCCTTTCCCATTCTCTACCAGGACTGGGAAAAGAGTTCATGCCATCACTTGATGAAGGAAGTTATCTGCTAATGCCTACTTCAATGCCTCACGCAGGGATGGAGCAGAATAAAATGGTTGTTCAGCAACTTGATATGTTATTGGCTAATATACCGGAGGTGGAATTAGCAGTTGGAAAAATGGGAAGGGTTGAATCTGCATTGGATCCTGCTCCTATATCCATGTATGAAAACATCATCAACTATAAACCGGAATACTTACTTAATAAAAAAGGACATAGAGAACGATTTAAAGTTGATAAAGAGAATCGGTTTGTGTTAACATCAGGTGATGTTATTTTCAACGAAGATGCTTTAAAGCAAGGAATCTCAAAAGATGAACTAATTCCTGATGCGAACGGTCTGTACTTTAGAAACTGGAGAAGTCATATACAATCACCTGATGATATTTGGAATGAGATTGTTAAAGTAACCAATATTCCGGGAGTTACTTCTGCTCCAAAGCTTCAACCAATTGAAACCCGATTAGTCATGTTACAAACTGGTATGCGTGCACCAATGGGAATTAAAGTATTTGGACCAGATTTAAAGACAATAGAAAAATTTGGCTTGGAGCTAGAAGCCATTCTTAAAGAGGTTCCATCAGTAAAAACAGAAGCGGTTTTTGCTGACAGAATCGTTGGTAAACCTTACCTGCATTTCAATATTGATAGAGATGCTATTTCTCGATATGGATTGAATATTGAAGATGTTCAACAAACCATAGAAACGGCTATTGGTGGCATGCAAATTACATCTACCGTTGAAGGTAGAGAACGTTTTCCTGTACGAGTAAGGTATCCAAGAGAACTAAGGGATGACCCTGATAAATTGAAGAAAGTGTTAATTCCATCTCCTATTGGTGTTCAAGTGCCACTTATTGAATTAGTAAATATCGAATATGTACGTGGACCACAAATGATAAAAAGTGAAAACACTTTCTTATTGGGCTATGTCTTATTAGATAAAAAGGAAGGTTATGCAGAAGTAGATGTGGTGGAGGAAGCACAACGATTTATTCAAAACAAAATAGATCAAGGGGACTTGATCGTTCCTTCAGGAGTTAGTTATAAGTTTTCCGGAAGCTATGAAAATCAAGTTCGTGCGGAAAAACGATTGGCAATTATTGTTCCGCTGGTTTTAGCTATTATTTTCTTAATCCTCTATTTCCAGTTTAAATCTGTTAGTACTTCTTTAATGATTTTTTCAGGTATAGCTATGGCATTTAGTGGAGCTTTTATGATGTTATGGTTATATGGGCAAGATTGGTTCTTCAATTTTGAAATTCTAAATACAAATATGAGAGACTTGTTCCAAATGCAAACCATCAACCTTAGTGTTGCTGTGTGGGTTGGCTTCATAGCGTTATTCGGAATTGCAACAGATGATGGTGTGTTGATGGGAACTTATCTTGATCAAAGTTTTGAAAAAAACAAAACTACAACGCTTGAAGGAATTAGAAAAGCGGTTGTCATTGCAGGTCAACGAAGAATTAAACCTGCTGTTATGACTTCGGCTACAACTATTATCGCTTTGCTACCGGTTTTAACTTCCACAGGTAGAGGAGCTGATATTATGATTCCAATGGCTATACCTGCATTTGGAGGAATGATAGTAGCATCTATTACATACTTTATTGTACCGGTGCTTTATTGTTGGAGAGAGGAAAGAAAACTTAAAAAGGAAACAAAATGA
- a CDS encoding heavy-metal-associated domain-containing protein encodes MKKKIVKIGLLSALTLLGVNQMALATSTTNMEVVHGNHKTETFKVYGNCGMCKKTIEGSLKNVKGIEKADWNKETKMMEVTFDSEVISLKEIKQKIANVGYDTDEVRATDDTYNGLPGCCQYERPESTHEDHKH; translated from the coding sequence ATGAAGAAAAAAATCGTAAAAATCGGATTATTAAGTGCATTAACCCTTCTAGGAGTTAATCAAATGGCATTGGCAACATCGACAACGAATATGGAAGTTGTACATGGTAACCATAAAACAGAAACTTTTAAAGTATATGGGAATTGCGGAATGTGCAAAAAGACCATAGAAGGTTCTCTGAAAAATGTAAAAGGCATAGAGAAAGCAGATTGGAATAAAGAGACTAAAATGATGGAAGTTACCTTTGATTCAGAAGTAATTAGTTTAAAAGAAATCAAGCAGAAAATAGCTAACGTTGGCTATGATACAGATGAAGTAAGAGCGACTGACGATACCTATAATGGCTTACCCGGATGTTGTCAATACGAAAGACCAGAAAGTACTCACGAAGACCACAAACATTAA
- a CDS encoding TolC family protein: MKRYILIITVLLLSGLRINAQTLEESLKIASENNPLLKAKFAEFEAALQKVAQVNSLPDPSFSFGYFISPVETRVGPQQAKLGLTQMFPWFGTLKTAGNVQALQAEAKYQEFQNAKNELYMQVKSAWYPIYEVNQKIRLQEENRVILSSYKQLATTGFKNDKGSMVDVIRVDIMIENTDTEIKLLQDQLQPFYVQFNKLLNRPDSILIQVEQDLTLIEIPLNYRKDSLVANHPLLQSLDLKMKSAQEAEELSKKQGFPKLGVGLDYVFVGDRTDMAVPDNGKNVIMPMISMSIPIYRRKYNAATKEAQFKQEAIANYKTNTENTLVSNYEMAWFELEKARQLVELYKAQTLKTNQAILLLETAYSNSGKDFEEILRMQQELLKYQIATATATKVFYVALAKLDYLTSKTE; encoded by the coding sequence ATGAAAAGATATATTTTAATAATAACAGTACTCCTTTTAAGTGGTTTGAGAATAAATGCTCAAACTCTGGAAGAGAGTTTAAAGATTGCTAGCGAAAACAATCCTTTATTGAAAGCTAAATTTGCAGAATTTGAAGCAGCTTTACAAAAAGTGGCACAGGTTAATAGCTTGCCTGATCCTTCATTTTCCTTTGGCTATTTTATAAGTCCTGTTGAAACTCGTGTAGGACCACAACAAGCAAAACTTGGACTTACTCAAATGTTCCCATGGTTTGGAACGCTTAAAACAGCAGGAAATGTTCAAGCCCTGCAAGCAGAAGCAAAGTATCAGGAATTCCAAAACGCTAAGAATGAACTTTATATGCAGGTAAAATCTGCTTGGTATCCAATATATGAAGTGAATCAAAAGATTCGTTTACAAGAAGAAAATAGGGTTATTTTAAGCAGTTACAAACAACTCGCAACCACAGGGTTTAAAAACGATAAAGGCAGCATGGTTGATGTTATTCGTGTTGACATAATGATTGAAAACACAGATACTGAAATTAAACTATTGCAAGATCAGCTCCAGCCTTTTTATGTTCAGTTTAACAAACTACTTAATCGACCTGACTCTATATTAATTCAGGTTGAGCAAGACCTTACTTTAATTGAAATACCATTGAACTATCGAAAAGACAGTTTGGTAGCCAATCACCCTTTGTTACAATCGCTTGATTTAAAAATGAAGTCAGCTCAAGAGGCTGAAGAATTAAGTAAAAAACAAGGGTTCCCAAAGTTGGGGGTAGGTCTCGATTACGTATTTGTTGGTGATCGCACAGATATGGCTGTACCGGATAATGGAAAGAATGTAATTATGCCCATGATAAGCATGAGCATTCCCATCTATCGAAGAAAGTACAATGCAGCAACCAAAGAAGCACAATTCAAGCAAGAAGCCATTGCGAACTATAAAACGAATACAGAAAATACGCTGGTTTCAAATTATGAAATGGCATGGTTCGAACTGGAAAAAGCACGACAACTTGTTGAATTATATAAAGCTCAAACTTTAAAAACAAATCAAGCCATTTTATTGCTGGAAACAGCTTACAGTAATTCAGGTAAGGACTTTGAAGAAATCCTTCGAATGCAACAAGAATTATTAAAGTATCAAATCGCTACTGCTACTGCTACTAAAGTATTTTATGTAGCACTAGCTAAACTGGATTATCTCACTTCAAAAACAGAATAA
- a CDS encoding cation transporter — protein sequence MEKQYNVLGMTCGGCVAKVKKTLEAIPEVGSAKVQLEAPEGVLSLKKEVSIELLNSKLRAAGNYTIEEITPESNNKIELPEKSITTYKPLILIVSFIAGVSFLTQYPYEEFSAMLWMRYFMAGFFIVFSFFKLLNIEGFVNSYKMYDIVAVKWKGWGYIYPFVELALGVSYLLNIVPFETNLATVIILGISSIGVIKSNLDKKKIKCACLGDVFNLPMSTVTIVEDLTMVAMAGWMLYLI from the coding sequence ATGGAAAAACAATACAACGTATTAGGAATGACCTGCGGAGGCTGTGTAGCTAAAGTCAAGAAGACTTTAGAAGCTATCCCAGAGGTTGGGTCTGCCAAAGTACAACTGGAAGCACCTGAAGGAGTACTTTCTTTAAAAAAAGAAGTCTCTATCGAACTATTAAATAGCAAACTTCGTGCAGCGGGCAACTACACCATTGAAGAAATAACCCCTGAATCAAATAACAAAATAGAACTACCTGAAAAATCTATCACCACCTATAAACCTTTAATCCTTATAGTATCATTCATCGCAGGAGTTAGTTTTTTGACTCAGTATCCCTATGAAGAATTTTCGGCAATGCTTTGGATGAGATACTTCATGGCGGGTTTCTTTATTGTATTTTCTTTCTTCAAGCTATTGAATATAGAAGGTTTTGTCAACTCCTACAAGATGTATGATATTGTTGCTGTCAAATGGAAAGGATGGGGCTATATCTATCCGTTCGTTGAATTAGCATTAGGTGTATCATACCTCCTTAATATTGTACCATTTGAAACCAATTTGGCTACTGTCATTATTCTTGGAATCAGCAGTATTGGTGTGATTAAAAGCAACTTGGATAAGAAAAAAATAAAATGTGCTTGTTTAGGTGATGTTTTTAACTTACCAATGAGTACGGTAACCATAGTGGAAGATTTGACCATGGTAGCAATGGCAGGATGGATGCTTTATTTAATTTAG
- a CDS encoding class I SAM-dependent methyltransferase gives MERRKDHWENVYETKSDQEVSWYQEIPDTSLNLINSLSLDKEDSIIDIGGGNSNLVSELSKKGFTNLSVLDISAKSLERTKSKLGQKSTEIQWIVSDILEFQPPQQYSLWHDRATFHFLIHENDILQYVNIVSKAIKKEGYLIVATFSASGPKKCSGLEITQYSKEKLQSLFHESFELIQSFEEVHKTPFETEQNFVYTIFKRKEHG, from the coding sequence ATGGAAAGACGTAAAGATCATTGGGAAAACGTATATGAAACCAAAAGCGATCAGGAAGTAAGCTGGTATCAGGAAATACCGGATACATCTCTCAACTTAATAAATTCACTATCCCTTGATAAAGAAGATTCAATTATAGACATTGGAGGAGGAAATTCAAATTTGGTTTCTGAGTTATCTAAAAAAGGATTTACCAATCTTTCGGTTCTCGATATTTCTGCCAAGTCTTTAGAGAGAACAAAATCTAAATTAGGTCAGAAATCCACTGAAATTCAATGGATCGTTTCTGATATTTTAGAATTTCAGCCACCACAACAATATAGCCTTTGGCATGATAGGGCAACATTTCATTTTCTCATCCACGAGAATGATATTCTACAATATGTAAATATTGTGAGTAAAGCTATCAAAAAAGAGGGCTACCTTATTGTTGCTACATTTTCCGCTTCTGGACCGAAAAAATGCAGCGGACTAGAAATAACACAGTACTCTAAAGAAAAATTACAAAGCTTGTTTCATGAAAGTTTCGAACTTATTCAATCTTTTGAAGAGGTTCATAAAACGCCATTTGAAACCGAGCAAAACTTCGTTTATACCATATTTAAAAGAAAAGAACATGGCTGA
- a CDS encoding efflux RND transporter periplasmic adaptor subunit, protein MKNINKNTAYIALGTLTIGLFLGWMMFGGSSNEQVTENKHENSKNTIWTCSMHPQIRQNEPGQCPLCGMDLIPLSNEGDSEDNPMEIKMSPTAMQLANVQTSIITKRKPIKEVRMNGKIKADERNVNSQSSHIPGRIEKLTVSFTGESIQKGQVLAYVYSPELVTAQEELFEAQKMKETQPGLYQAAVEKLKNWKLTNKQINQILEGGVVQEQFPILADVSGIILNKKVNLGDYIKKGQTIYEVANLSKVWVLFDVYESDIPWVKTGDKVQFTVQSIPGETFNGKISFIDPVINPKTRVASARVEISNPGMRLKPDMFVLGTIESPIHNEKETLIVPKSAVMWTGERSVVYTKITNAKGISFMMKEVTLGPALGDSYIINSGLEPGEEIATNGTFSIDAAAQLAGKPSMMNPEGGVVMTGHNHGGGNTPQNTDYSVHSKSITISSKAKEELNPLFNSYFKLKDALVNDNLDNAVSASKDMSAVLSKVNMGVFTGEAHNVWMKHSSVLEKELRKAGSTDEIGKMRVLFKNISDQMVMLIKTFGAIDKPVYVDYCPMANNDKGAEWLSTEKEIKNPYFGSSMIKCGEVKQEINNIQK, encoded by the coding sequence ATGAAAAACATAAATAAAAACACCGCATATATAGCGCTTGGAACACTCACAATCGGTTTGTTCTTAGGCTGGATGATGTTTGGAGGTTCTTCCAATGAACAAGTCACTGAAAACAAACATGAAAATTCTAAAAATACTATTTGGACATGCTCCATGCACCCTCAAATTCGACAAAACGAACCAGGGCAATGTCCACTTTGCGGAATGGATTTAATTCCTCTCTCTAACGAAGGAGATAGTGAGGATAACCCAATGGAAATAAAAATGTCTCCAACTGCCATGCAATTGGCTAATGTGCAAACTTCTATTATCACAAAAAGAAAACCGATAAAAGAAGTTAGAATGAACGGGAAAATTAAGGCTGATGAACGCAATGTTAATTCTCAATCATCTCATATACCAGGTCGAATTGAAAAATTAACTGTGAGTTTTACGGGTGAATCTATCCAAAAAGGGCAAGTACTCGCTTATGTTTATTCACCTGAATTGGTTACAGCTCAGGAAGAGCTATTTGAAGCTCAAAAAATGAAAGAAACACAACCGGGATTGTATCAAGCTGCTGTTGAAAAGTTGAAAAACTGGAAACTAACAAATAAACAGATTAACCAAATTTTGGAAGGTGGAGTTGTTCAGGAACAGTTTCCCATTTTAGCTGACGTTTCTGGAATTATATTGAACAAAAAAGTAAACTTAGGAGACTACATAAAGAAAGGCCAAACAATTTATGAAGTAGCTAACCTGAGTAAAGTTTGGGTCTTGTTTGATGTTTATGAAAGTGATATTCCTTGGGTGAAAACTGGGGACAAAGTTCAGTTTACGGTACAATCAATTCCTGGAGAAACTTTTAATGGTAAAATATCTTTTATTGATCCTGTTATAAACCCTAAAACCCGTGTTGCATCTGCTCGTGTAGAAATCAGCAACCCTGGTATGCGTTTAAAACCCGATATGTTTGTCTTAGGTACAATTGAAAGTCCTATTCATAATGAAAAAGAGACGTTGATTGTACCAAAATCAGCAGTTATGTGGACAGGAGAACGCTCTGTTGTTTATACTAAAATCACCAATGCCAAAGGGATTAGTTTTATGATGAAAGAAGTAACGCTCGGTCCGGCTTTAGGTGATAGCTATATTATAAATTCGGGGTTAGAACCCGGTGAAGAAATAGCTACGAATGGAACATTTAGTATTGATGCTGCGGCTCAATTAGCTGGAAAACCAAGTATGATGAATCCCGAAGGAGGGGTTGTGATGACTGGTCATAATCATGGTGGGGGAAATACGCCTCAAAATACCGATTACAGCGTTCATTCAAAAAGTATTACCATTAGCTCTAAAGCAAAAGAAGAATTAAATCCTTTGTTCAACAGTTATTTCAAATTAAAAGATGCATTGGTAAATGATAACCTAGACAACGCTGTATCTGCTTCAAAAGATATGAGTGCTGTATTAAGCAAAGTAAATATGGGAGTGTTTACTGGTGAAGCACATAATGTGTGGATGAAGCATAGTAGTGTGTTAGAAAAAGAGCTTAGAAAAGCTGGAAGTACTGATGAAATTGGGAAAATGAGAGTACTATTTAAAAACATTTCAGATCAAATGGTAATGTTAATCAAAACATTTGGTGCAATTGACAAACCTGTTTATGTGGATTATTGCCCAATGGCGAACAATGATAAAGGTGCTGAATGGTTGAGCACTGAAAAAGAAATAAAAAACCCATACTTCGGCTCTTCCATGATTAAATGTGGGGAAGTAAAACAAGAAATTAATAACATTCAAAAATAA
- the merTP gene encoding mercuric transport protein MerTP, producing MCCITPVLALVAGASGIASTFSWLEPARPYLIAVTILVIGFAWFQKLKPRKEINCDCEIDENPSFWQSKKFLGIISIFAALMLTFPYYSGMFFPESERKNIIIKESSISEVTLTIDGMTCTGCEHSVNHALSSLKEVFESSVSYESGKAIVQFDKTKLTPDQLSDTIEKETGYKVINIETQK from the coding sequence TTGTGTTGTATTACACCTGTACTTGCACTTGTAGCAGGAGCAAGTGGAATTGCTTCTACTTTTTCATGGCTTGAACCTGCTAGACCTTATTTAATAGCGGTAACAATTCTAGTGATTGGATTTGCTTGGTTTCAGAAGCTTAAACCACGTAAAGAAATAAATTGCGATTGCGAAATAGATGAAAATCCGTCCTTTTGGCAATCAAAAAAATTCTTGGGCATTATATCAATTTTTGCTGCGTTAATGCTAACCTTTCCCTACTATTCAGGCATGTTCTTTCCAGAAAGTGAAAGAAAAAATATTATCATAAAAGAATCTAGTATTTCAGAGGTTACACTAACCATTGATGGTATGACTTGTACTGGATGTGAACACAGTGTAAATCATGCACTATCTTCTTTAAAAGAAGTTTTTGAATCAAGTGTTTCTTATGAATCGGGAAAAGCTATTGTACAATTTGATAAAACTAAATTAACTCCTGATCAGCTTTCGGATACAATTGAAAAGGAAACGGGATATAAAGTAATTAATATAGAAACTCAGAAATAA